The following proteins are encoded in a genomic region of Brachypodium distachyon strain Bd21 chromosome 1, Brachypodium_distachyon_v3.0, whole genome shotgun sequence:
- the LOC100835446 gene encoding 6-phosphogluconate dehydrogenase, decarboxylating 2, chloroplastic, with the protein MASPAPAPPATAAAQSPPPRIGLAGLATMGQNLALNIAEKGFPISVYNRTAAKVDSTLSRAAAEGALPVLGHRDPRDFVLSLARPRTVVLLVQAGPAVDATIDALSPYLDAGDAIVDGGNEWYQNTERRIEQASSRGILYLGMGVSGGEEGARNGPSLMPGGHVDAYNNIKDILEKAAAQTEDGPCVTFVGPGGAGNFVKMVHNGIEYGDMQLIAEAYDVLHRVGGLTNSEIADVFAEWNQGELESFLVEITADIFTVADPLDGSGGGALVDKILDKTGMKGTGKWTVQQAAELAVAAPTIAASLDGRYLSGLKDERVAAASVLEEEGMPAGLLEKINVDKKMLVDRVRQALYASKICSYAQGMNLLRAKSVEKGWNLNLAELSRIWKGGCIIRARFLDRIKKAYDRNSELANLIVDREFAREMVQRQSAWRWVVARAVEAGISTPGMSASLSYFDTYRCNRLPANLIQAQRDLFGAHTYERIDRPGSFHTEWTKLARKSN; encoded by the coding sequence ATGGCCTCCCCagcgccggccccgcccgccaccgccgcggcgcAGTCCCCTCCGCCCCGCATCGGCCTCGCCGGGCTCGCCACCATGGGCCAGAACCTGGCGCTCAACATCGCCGAGAAAGGGTTCCCGATCTCCGTCTACAACCGCACCGCCGCCAAGGTCGACTCCACgctctcccgcgccgccgccgagggcgcGCTCCCGGTGCTCGGCCACCGGGACCCGCGCGACTTCGTGCTCTCCCTCGCCAGGCCCCGCACCGTGGTGCTCCTCGTCCAGGCCGGCCCCGCCGTCGACGCCACCATCGATGCCCTCTCCCCCTACCTCGACGCGGGGGACGCGATCGTCGACGGCGGCAACGAGTGGTACCAGAACACTGAGCGCCGCATCGAGCAGGCATCCTCCCGCGGGATACTCTACCTCGGGATGGGCGtctccggcggcgaggaaggcgcGCGGAACGGGCCCTCGCTCATGCCCGGCGGCCACGTCGACGCCTACAATAACATCAAGGACATCCTCGAGAAGGCCGCCGCGCAGACGGAGGACGGACCGTGTGTCACGTTCGTCGggcccggcggcgcgggcaacTTCGTCAAGATGGTGCACAACGGGATTGAGTATGGTGATATGCAGCTCATCGCCGAAGCCTATGATGTGCTCCACCGTGTTGGCGGGCTCACAAACTCGGAGATTGCTGATGTGTTTGCTGAGTGGAACCAGGGGGAGCTCGAGAGTTTCTTGGTTGAGATCACTGCGGATATATTCACGGTGGCTGACCCGTTGGATGGGAGTGGCGGTGGGGCGCTGGTTGACAAGATTCTCGACAAGACCGGGATGAAGGGGACTGGGAAGTGGACAGtgcagcaggcggcggagcttgCTGTGGCTGCGCCCACGATTGCAGCATCCCTGGACGGGAGGTACTTGTCGGGGCTTAAGGATGAGCGTGTGGCCGCTGCAAGTGtgctggaggaggaagggatgCCAGCTGGGCTTCTGGAGAAGATTAATGTTGATAAGAAGATGCTGGTAGACAGGGTGAGGCAGGCCCTTTATGCGTCAAAGATTTGCAGCTATGCTCAGGGGATGAATTTGTTGAGAGCCAAGAGTGTGGAGAAGGGGTGGAATCTTAACCTTGCAGAACTCTCAAGGATTTGGAAGGGCGGATGCATTATCCGGGCAAGGTTTCTTGATAGGATCAAGAAGGCTTATGATAGGAACTCTGAGCTGGCCAATTTGATCGTGGACAGGGAGTTTGCAAGGGAGATGGTACAGCGGCAGAGTGCATGGCGGTGGGTCGTGGCACGGGCAGTGGAAGCTGGGATTAGCACTCCAGGGATGTCTGCTAGTCTTTCATACTTCGATACCTACAGGTGTAACCGGTTGCCTGCAAATCTTATCCAAGCACAGAGGGACTTGTTTGGGGCACACACCTATGAGCGCATTGATCGTCCTGGTTCTTTCCACACAGAGTGGACCAAGTTGGCAAGGAAGAGCAATTGA